A part of Variovorax sp. HW608 genomic DNA contains:
- a CDS encoding metal-dependent hydrolase family protein encodes MTTTSLLIKNASLLDPLLGELQEGRDILVEQGLVKEVSDRPIRTQAARTIDVRGRTVMPGLIDLHVHVIAVELNLARQVHMPNVLITLRSVPILRGMLRRGFTTVRDAGGAGHAFKQAVESGLAQGPRLFVSGRALSQTGGHGDMRARSDFLATECPCCVRVGALARVADGVDAVRKAAREELQMGADQIKIMASGGVASPTDPVGAFGYCEDEIRAIVEEARARDTYVLAHAYTAAAIARAVRCGVRTIEHGNLVDAPTAALMAQAGAYVVPTLVTYDALANEGERYGLPKESVAKVADVREAGLRSLEIYKAAGVKMGFGSDLLGESQRLQSDEFRLRAEVLSPAEAIASATVVGAEVLGMSDRLGRLVPGALADLLVVDGNPLEDIHCLLGQGERIPLVMKEGVIQFDAGLG; translated from the coding sequence ATGACCACGACCTCCTTGCTTATCAAGAACGCATCCCTGCTCGATCCCCTGTTGGGCGAGTTGCAGGAAGGGCGCGACATCCTGGTCGAACAGGGCTTGGTGAAGGAGGTCTCCGACCGGCCGATCCGCACCCAGGCCGCGCGCACCATCGACGTCCGCGGCCGCACCGTGATGCCCGGGCTCATCGACCTGCACGTGCACGTGATCGCCGTGGAGCTGAATCTCGCGCGGCAGGTGCACATGCCCAACGTGCTCATCACGCTGCGCAGCGTGCCCATCCTGCGCGGCATGCTGCGGCGCGGCTTCACCACGGTGCGTGATGCGGGCGGTGCCGGCCATGCCTTCAAGCAGGCGGTGGAGTCGGGGCTCGCGCAGGGTCCCCGGCTGTTCGTCTCGGGCCGCGCGCTGAGCCAGACCGGGGGGCATGGCGACATGCGGGCGCGCTCGGATTTCCTCGCCACCGAATGCCCCTGCTGCGTGCGCGTCGGTGCGCTGGCACGCGTGGCCGACGGCGTGGACGCGGTGCGCAAGGCCGCGCGCGAAGAGCTCCAGATGGGCGCGGACCAGATCAAGATCATGGCCTCCGGCGGCGTCGCCTCGCCCACCGATCCGGTCGGCGCCTTCGGTTATTGCGAGGACGAAATCCGGGCCATCGTCGAGGAAGCCCGCGCCAGGGACACCTACGTGCTCGCCCATGCCTACACCGCGGCCGCCATCGCGCGCGCCGTGCGCTGCGGCGTGCGCACCATCGAGCACGGCAACCTCGTCGATGCGCCGACCGCCGCGCTGATGGCGCAGGCGGGGGCCTACGTGGTGCCGACCCTGGTCACCTACGACGCGCTGGCCAACGAGGGCGAGCGTTACGGCCTGCCGAAGGAAAGCGTCGCCAAGGTGGCCGACGTGCGCGAAGCCGGCCTGCGCTCGCTGGAGATCTACAAGGCTGCCGGCGTCAAGATGGGCTTCGGCTCCGACCTGCTGGGCGAATCGCAGCGGCTCCAGAGCGACGAATTCCGCCTGCGCGCCGAAGTGCTTTCCCCCGCGGAGGCCATCGCCAGCGCCACCGTGGTCGGCGCCGAGGTGCTCGGCATGAGCGACCGCCTCGGCCGCCTCGTGCCCGGTGCGCTGGCCGACCTGCTGGTCGTCGATGGCAATCCCCTGGAAGACATCCATTGCCTGCTCGGGCAGGGCGAGCGGATTCCGCTGGTCATGAAGGAAGGCGTGATCCAGTTCGACGCGGGATTGGGCTGA
- a CDS encoding GAF domain-containing protein: protein MPSDIAQLARVARAHGDAQQPQATFAALDDALAKTIGHRLFTILVHHRAQRESERVYSNMPDSYPVQGRKPVTDSQWMRQVMGLGLPYIGRNADDIREVFFDHALIHSLGCESVLNIPLRWREQTIGTLNLLHQENWYQVHHVELATVFAQLAVPAVMALAPADDPSS from the coding sequence ATGCCGTCCGACATTGCGCAACTCGCGCGCGTGGCCCGCGCCCACGGCGATGCGCAGCAGCCGCAAGCCACCTTCGCGGCGCTCGATGACGCGCTCGCGAAGACGATCGGCCACCGGCTGTTCACGATCCTGGTCCACCACCGCGCGCAGCGCGAGTCGGAGCGCGTCTACAGCAACATGCCGGACAGCTACCCCGTGCAGGGGCGCAAACCCGTGACCGATTCACAGTGGATGCGGCAGGTCATGGGCCTCGGCCTGCCCTACATCGGCCGCAACGCCGACGACATCCGCGAGGTCTTCTTCGACCATGCGCTGATCCATTCGCTGGGCTGCGAGAGCGTGCTGAACATTCCGCTGCGCTGGCGCGAGCAGACGATCGGGACGCTCAATCTCCTGCACCAGGAAAACTGGTACCAGGTTCACCATGTCGAACTCGCGACCGTGTTCGCGCAGTTGGCGGTGCCCGCCGTCATGGCGCTGGCGCCGGCGGACGATCCTTCCTCTTGA
- a CDS encoding MFS transporter, translating to MTVLSARIERLPFSGFHRKLLLVGGLGYTFDAMDAAVIAFVLPVLRTAWELSSVQIGVLASANFIGFFFGALLSGSLGDLIGRRKVMMSALAVYCVASLFSALVDDWSSFLALRVIAGLGTGAESVIIAPYLSEFVARRYRGAFTGALAGFFSFGFVAAALLGYLIVPAHPAGWRIVILITATPVLMLLWWRRVLPESPRWLESQGRTAEADAVMDAVEARLVRAGHALPALDPQDVAAPPPSDSRGGLRKNYATLLSRRLFRITGMTWLMWLSITFSYYSFFTWIPSLLVQSGMTITKSFGYSLVMYLAQVPGYFSAAWLNDRIGRQATIVGYMLLGGIAALGLAFTHSDGQIMLAGVLLSFFMNGTYAGVYAYTPEVFPTQVRATGAGLASAIGRIGGITAPILVGFIHPVAGFAGVFGMTTAVLLLGSAAVMVLGVPTRGRSLEEIAASELH from the coding sequence ATGACCGTTCTGTCGGCGCGCATCGAGCGCCTGCCGTTTTCCGGCTTCCACCGCAAGCTGCTCCTGGTCGGCGGACTGGGCTACACCTTCGATGCCATGGACGCCGCCGTCATCGCCTTCGTGCTGCCGGTGCTGCGCACGGCCTGGGAGCTCAGCAGCGTGCAGATCGGGGTGCTCGCGAGCGCGAACTTCATCGGCTTCTTCTTCGGTGCGCTTCTGTCCGGATCGCTCGGCGACCTGATCGGCCGGCGCAAGGTCATGATGTCGGCGCTGGCGGTCTACTGCGTCGCGTCGCTCTTCAGCGCGCTGGTCGACGACTGGAGCAGCTTCCTGGCGCTGCGCGTCATCGCCGGGCTCGGCACGGGCGCGGAGAGCGTGATCATCGCGCCCTACCTGTCGGAATTCGTGGCGCGACGCTACCGGGGCGCTTTCACGGGCGCACTGGCGGGTTTCTTTTCGTTCGGATTCGTGGCGGCGGCCTTGCTGGGCTATCTGATCGTGCCGGCGCATCCGGCGGGCTGGCGCATCGTCATCCTCATCACGGCCACGCCGGTGCTGATGCTGCTGTGGTGGCGCCGCGTACTGCCCGAATCGCCGCGCTGGCTCGAAAGCCAGGGGCGCACCGCCGAGGCCGACGCCGTCATGGATGCCGTGGAGGCCCGGCTCGTGCGCGCCGGGCATGCGCTGCCCGCGCTCGATCCGCAGGACGTGGCCGCCCCGCCGCCGAGCGACAGCCGCGGCGGCCTGCGGAAGAACTACGCGACGCTGCTTTCGCGCCGGCTCTTTCGCATCACCGGCATGACGTGGCTCATGTGGCTGTCGATCACCTTCAGCTACTACTCCTTCTTCACCTGGATTCCGAGCCTGCTGGTGCAGAGCGGCATGACGATCACCAAGAGCTTCGGCTATTCGCTGGTGATGTATCTCGCGCAGGTGCCGGGCTATTTTTCCGCCGCCTGGCTCAACGACCGCATCGGCCGGCAGGCGACCATCGTCGGCTACATGCTGCTGGGCGGCATCGCCGCGCTGGGGCTCGCGTTCACGCACAGCGACGGGCAGATCATGCTGGCAGGCGTGCTGCTGTCCTTCTTCATGAACGGCACCTACGCAGGCGTCTATGCCTACACGCCCGAGGTGTTCCCGACGCAGGTGCGCGCCACGGGCGCCGGGCTTGCGTCGGCCATCGGGCGCATCGGCGGCATCACGGCGCCGATCCTGGTCGGCTTCATCCATCCCGTGGCGGGTTTCGCCGGCGTGTTCGGCATGACGACCGCCGTGCTGCTGCTCGGCTCGGCGGCCGTGATGGTCCTCGGCGTCCCGACCCGCGGCCGTTCGCTGGAAGAGATCGCAGCCTCCGAGCTGCATTGA
- a CDS encoding LysR family transcriptional regulator, with translation MEAGKRQALDARRQNGHVKPLVSVSFDGAFVALGRIVGRASYNDKFILSMVVIDGLNVVSSPTTYRNADLNLLKVFEALMTEGNVTRAAQKLSLTQPTVSNALRRLRETFDDPLFIRSGTGIRPTRRAIDLWEPLAEALQTIRGTLEIDSFDARRSIATLTIAMSDYVASIVVPRLASQLSRLAPSMQLHTIPNVLVDFGPVLANNHADFAISVYADEVQRPPFLKSRALWSPGFVCVMREDHPLGRLARIPLKKFLAARHIDVSLGGKTLPTYDVFLRSRGLQRNLVATVNHYATAYDAVRSSDLIAVLPLSKGLDPPRLAGLRLVPVPLEAPPRMVELFWHQRHETSALHQWVKGVLLELFEQPGNAPA, from the coding sequence GTGGAAGCCGGAAAACGGCAGGCGCTCGATGCGCGCCGACAGAACGGTCATGTGAAACCCCTTGTCTCCGTGTCTTTCGATGGCGCTTTTGTGGCGCTGGGCCGGATCGTAGGGAGAGCTTCTTATAACGACAAATTTATACTTTCCATGGTCGTTATTGATGGCCTGAATGTCGTGTCCTCACCCACCACCTACCGCAATGCCGACTTGAACCTGCTCAAGGTGTTCGAGGCCCTGATGACTGAAGGCAACGTGACACGCGCGGCGCAAAAGCTCTCGCTCACGCAGCCCACGGTCAGCAACGCGCTGCGCCGCCTGCGCGAAACCTTCGACGACCCGCTTTTCATCCGCAGCGGCACGGGCATCCGGCCGACGCGGCGCGCGATCGATCTGTGGGAGCCGCTCGCAGAGGCGCTGCAGACGATCCGCGGCACCCTGGAGATCGACAGCTTCGATGCGCGGCGCAGCATCGCGACCCTGACCATCGCGATGTCGGACTACGTTGCCAGCATCGTGGTGCCGCGTCTCGCCAGCCAGTTGAGCCGGCTCGCGCCGTCGATGCAACTTCACACCATTCCGAACGTCCTGGTCGATTTCGGTCCGGTGCTCGCGAACAACCATGCGGATTTTGCGATCAGCGTCTATGCCGACGAGGTGCAGCGGCCCCCCTTCCTCAAATCCCGCGCGCTCTGGTCGCCGGGCTTCGTCTGCGTCATGCGCGAGGACCATCCGCTCGGCCGCCTCGCGCGCATTCCGCTGAAGAAGTTCCTGGCCGCGCGACACATCGACGTCAGCCTCGGCGGCAAGACGCTGCCGACCTACGACGTGTTCCTGCGCAGCCGCGGTCTGCAGCGCAACCTGGTGGCGACGGTCAACCACTACGCCACGGCCTACGACGCGGTTCGCAGCTCGGACCTCATCGCGGTGCTGCCGCTATCAAAGGGACTGGACCCGCCGCGCCTGGCGGGGCTGCGCCTGGTGCCAGTGCCTCTCGAAGCGCCGCCGCGCATGGTGGAGCTGTTCTGGCACCAGCGCCACGAAACCTCCGCACTGCATCAATGGGTCAAGGGCGTGCTGCTCGAGCTCTTCGAGCAGCCCGGCAACGCGCCAGCCTAG
- a CDS encoding YggS family pyridoxal phosphate-dependent enzyme, whose amino-acid sequence MTMIGDNLQHVRERIVAACTAVGRDPASVHLLAVSKTFPADVVREAQAAGQAAFGENYVQEGVAKIEALADLQGKLEWHCIGPLQSNKTRVVAEHFDWVHSIDRLKIAQRLSEQRPAELPPLQVCLQVNVDAGANKSGVAPGEALALARAVAKLPRLRLRGLMAIPEPAPDFESQRALFLAAARVFDAIRADGIALDTLSLGMSADLEAAIAAGSTMVRVGTAIFGRR is encoded by the coding sequence ATGACGATGATTGGCGACAACCTCCAGCATGTTCGGGAGCGGATCGTGGCGGCATGCACGGCTGTCGGACGCGACCCCGCAAGCGTGCACTTGCTTGCGGTGTCGAAGACATTCCCCGCGGATGTGGTGCGGGAGGCACAGGCGGCCGGCCAAGCCGCCTTCGGTGAGAACTACGTGCAGGAAGGCGTCGCCAAGATCGAGGCGCTCGCGGACCTGCAGGGCAAGCTCGAATGGCATTGCATCGGCCCCCTGCAGAGCAACAAGACGCGCGTGGTGGCAGAGCACTTCGACTGGGTGCACAGCATCGACCGGCTGAAGATCGCGCAGCGGCTGTCGGAGCAGCGGCCCGCCGAACTGCCGCCGCTGCAGGTGTGCCTGCAGGTCAATGTCGATGCCGGCGCCAACAAGTCGGGGGTGGCCCCGGGCGAGGCGCTGGCGCTGGCGCGCGCTGTGGCGAAGTTGCCACGCTTGCGTCTGCGCGGCCTCATGGCGATCCCCGAGCCGGCGCCTGATTTCGAGTCGCAGCGCGCGCTGTTCCTCGCGGCCGCCCGCGTGTTCGACGCGATCCGAGCCGACGGCATCGCGCTCGACACCCTGTCGCTCGGCATGTCCGCCGACCTCGAAGCCGCGATCGCGGCCGGCAGCACGATGGTGCGTGTCGGCACGGCGATCTTCGGGCGGCGCTAG
- a CDS encoding type IV pilus twitching motility protein PilT, whose translation MDITQLLAFSVKNKASDLHLSAGLPPMIRVHGDVRRINVDALDHKAVHAMVYDIMSDTHRKHYEEFLEVDFSFEIDGLARFRVNAFNQSRGAAAVFRTIPSKILTLEQLNAPKIFGDLALKPRGLVLVTGPTGSGKSTTLAAMINYLNETEYGHILTVEDPIEFVHESKKCLINQREVGPMTLSFANALRSALREDPDAILVGEMRDLETIRLAMTAAETGHLVFGTLHTSSAAKTIDRIIDVFPGEEKEMIRAMLSESLQAVISQTLCKTKDGQGRVAAHEIMLGTPAIRNLIREGKVAQMYSSIQTGSGQGMQTLDQNLTDLVRRNVISSAEARGKAKIPENFPG comes from the coding sequence GTGGACATCACCCAACTGCTGGCCTTCAGCGTCAAGAACAAGGCGTCCGACTTGCACCTTTCGGCCGGCCTCCCGCCCATGATCCGGGTTCATGGCGACGTGCGCCGCATCAACGTCGACGCGCTCGACCACAAGGCCGTGCATGCCATGGTGTACGACATCATGAGCGACACCCACCGCAAGCACTACGAAGAGTTCCTCGAAGTGGACTTCTCCTTCGAGATCGACGGCCTCGCGCGCTTCCGCGTCAACGCCTTCAACCAGTCGCGCGGCGCGGCCGCGGTGTTCCGGACCATTCCGTCGAAGATTCTCACGCTCGAGCAGCTCAACGCGCCCAAGATCTTCGGCGATCTCGCGCTCAAGCCGCGCGGCCTCGTGCTCGTGACCGGCCCGACCGGCTCGGGCAAGTCGACCACGCTGGCGGCGATGATCAACTACCTCAACGAAACCGAATACGGCCACATCCTCACGGTAGAGGACCCGATCGAGTTCGTGCACGAATCCAAGAAGTGCCTGATCAACCAGCGCGAGGTCGGGCCGATGACGCTGTCCTTCGCCAACGCGCTGCGCTCCGCCCTGCGCGAAGACCCGGACGCGATCCTGGTCGGCGAAATGCGCGACCTCGAAACCATCCGCCTCGCGATGACCGCGGCCGAAACCGGCCACCTCGTGTTCGGCACGCTGCACACCTCGTCGGCGGCCAAGACCATCGACCGGATCATCGACGTCTTCCCCGGCGAAGAGAAGGAAATGATCCGCGCGATGCTGTCTGAATCGCTGCAGGCCGTGATCTCGCAGACGCTGTGCAAGACCAAGGACGGCCAGGGCCGCGTGGCGGCGCACGAGATCATGCTCGGCACGCCGGCGATCCGGAACCTGATCCGCGAAGGCAAGGTCGCGCAGATGTATTCGTCGATCCAGACCGGCAGCGGCCAGGGCATGCAGACGCTGGACCAGAACCTCACGGACCTCGTGCGGCGCAATGTCATTTCTTCGGCCGAGGCGCGCGGCAAAGCCAAAATCCCCGAGAATTTCCCCGGCTGA
- a CDS encoding PilT/PilU family type 4a pilus ATPase, producing MERDQASQFINDLLKLMVSRNGSDLFITADFPPAIKVDGKVTKVSQQALGAQHTLALTRSIMNDRQTAEFERTKECNFAISPTGIGRFRVNAFVQQGKVGMVLRTIPAKLPTIDGLGMPQVLKDVAMTKRGLCILVGATGSGKSTTLAAMIDWRNENSYGHIVTVEDPVEFVHPHKNCVVTQREVGIDTDSWEAALKNTLRQAPDVILMGEIRDRETMEHAVAFAETGHLCMATLHANSANQALDRIINFFPEERRAQLLMDLSLNLRSLISQRLIPTEDGHGRIAAVEVLLNTPLISDLIFKGEVGEIKEIMKKSRNLGMQTFDQALFDLFEGRAISFEDALRNADSANDLRLQIKLNSQRARTTDLSAGTEHFAIV from the coding sequence ATGGAACGCGATCAGGCCAGCCAGTTCATCAACGACCTGCTGAAGCTCATGGTGAGCCGCAACGGCAGCGACTTGTTCATCACCGCCGACTTCCCGCCGGCGATCAAGGTGGACGGCAAGGTCACCAAGGTGTCGCAGCAGGCGCTCGGCGCGCAGCACACGCTGGCGCTCACGCGCTCGATCATGAACGACCGCCAGACGGCCGAGTTCGAGCGCACCAAGGAGTGCAACTTCGCGATCTCGCCGACCGGCATCGGACGCTTCCGCGTCAACGCCTTCGTGCAGCAGGGCAAGGTCGGCATGGTGCTGCGGACCATCCCCGCCAAGCTGCCGACCATCGACGGCCTCGGCATGCCGCAGGTGCTCAAGGACGTCGCGATGACCAAGCGCGGGCTGTGCATCCTGGTCGGCGCCACCGGCTCGGGCAAGTCGACCACGCTGGCCGCGATGATCGACTGGCGCAACGAGAACTCCTACGGCCACATCGTGACGGTCGAGGACCCGGTCGAATTCGTGCATCCGCACAAGAACTGCGTGGTGACGCAGCGCGAGGTCGGCATCGACACCGACAGCTGGGAAGCCGCGCTCAAGAACACGCTGCGCCAGGCGCCCGACGTGATCCTGATGGGCGAAATCCGCGACCGCGAGACCATGGAGCACGCGGTGGCCTTCGCCGAGACCGGTCACCTGTGCATGGCCACGCTGCACGCCAACAGCGCCAACCAGGCGCTGGACCGGATCATCAACTTCTTCCCCGAAGAGCGCCGCGCCCAGCTGCTGATGGACCTGTCGCTCAACCTGCGCTCGCTGATCTCGCAGCGCCTGATCCCGACCGAAGACGGCCACGGCCGCATCGCCGCGGTCGAGGTCCTGCTGAACACGCCACTGATCTCCGACCTGATCTTCAAGGGCGAGGTCGGCGAGATCAAGGAGATCATGAAGAAGAGCCGCAACCTCGGCATGCAGACCTTCGACCAGGCGCTGTTCGACCTCTTCGAAGGCCGCGCGATCTCCTTCGAGGACGCGCTGCGCAACGCCGACTCGGCGAACGACCTGCGGCTGCAGATCAAGCTCAACAGCCAGCGGGCGCGCACCACCGATCTCTCGGCCGGCACCGAGCATTTCGCGATTGTTTGA
- a CDS encoding NAD(P)-dependent oxidoreductase has product MSSLTPKTYDAIPPQKVAFLGLGVMGYPMAGHLALAGHSVTVYNRTDAKSNAWIDEFRPIAKGTLAHSSTPRGAASNADIVFCCVGNDDDLRSVVLGENGAFADMPKGAVFVDHTTASANVARELSRAAIERGLQFIDAPVSGGQAGAQNGVLTVMCGGDSASFDRVKPVISAFARACTLLGESGAGQLAKMVNQIAIAGLVQGLSEAIAFGMRAGLDMNEVLGVIGKGAAQSWQMDNRGKTMIAGQFDFGFAVDWMRKDLGLVLDEAKRNGARLPVTALIDQFYADVQQSGGKRWDTSSLITRLK; this is encoded by the coding sequence ATGAGCAGCCTTACACCCAAAACCTACGACGCCATCCCCCCGCAAAAGGTCGCCTTTCTCGGCCTGGGCGTGATGGGCTATCCGATGGCCGGCCATCTTGCGCTGGCCGGTCACAGCGTGACGGTCTACAACCGGACCGACGCGAAGTCCAACGCATGGATCGACGAGTTCAGGCCGATTGCCAAGGGCACGCTCGCCCATTCGTCCACGCCGCGCGGCGCCGCATCGAATGCGGACATCGTCTTCTGCTGCGTCGGCAACGACGACGACCTGCGCTCGGTCGTGCTCGGCGAGAACGGCGCGTTCGCGGACATGCCCAAGGGCGCCGTGTTCGTCGACCACACCACTGCATCCGCCAATGTCGCGCGCGAGCTTTCCAGGGCCGCGATCGAACGCGGCCTGCAGTTCATCGATGCGCCGGTGTCCGGCGGACAGGCCGGCGCGCAGAACGGCGTGCTGACCGTGATGTGCGGCGGCGACTCGGCCAGCTTCGACCGCGTGAAGCCCGTCATCTCGGCGTTCGCGCGCGCCTGCACGCTGCTCGGTGAAAGCGGCGCCGGCCAGCTCGCGAAGATGGTGAACCAGATCGCGATCGCGGGCCTCGTGCAGGGCCTGTCCGAAGCCATCGCCTTCGGCATGCGCGCCGGCCTCGACATGAACGAGGTGCTCGGCGTGATCGGCAAGGGCGCGGCGCAGAGCTGGCAGATGGACAACCGCGGCAAGACGATGATCGCGGGCCAGTTCGACTTCGGCTTCGCGGTCGACTGGATGCGCAAGGACCTCGGGCTGGTGCTCGACGAAGCCAAGCGCAACGGCGCGCGCCTGCCGGTGACCGCGCTGATCGATCAGTTCTATGCCGACGTGCAGCAGTCCGGCGGCAAGCGCTGGGACACGTCGAGCCTGATCACGCGCTTGAAATAG
- a CDS encoding BON domain-containing protein has product MTTTTTAQRIAIALAAGAVSLAGLSACAPLVVGGAAVAGAGMVATDRRTSTAQLDDQAIELRGASRVREIANDNMNVTVTSFNRQVLLTGTVGSEADKRKVEDTIRRVDNVRSVVNEVVVGPGSSFPDRSNDTFITGKVKASLLDQSDIFANSFKVVTERGVVYLMGIATRRETDRATDVARNTSGVQKVVRIVEIISDQELADLKAQQPLSSMGGSSSSSSGTSSSTTPASTSSSRVPLPPMEPLPASPSSAPANSGVVATPIR; this is encoded by the coding sequence ATGACGACGACCACCACCGCACAACGCATCGCGATCGCATTGGCTGCAGGCGCAGTATCGCTGGCAGGCCTGTCCGCTTGCGCGCCGCTGGTGGTCGGAGGCGCCGCGGTCGCGGGCGCCGGCATGGTGGCGACCGATCGCCGCACATCGACGGCGCAGCTCGACGACCAGGCGATCGAACTGCGCGGCGCCTCGCGCGTGCGCGAGATCGCGAACGACAACATGAACGTGACGGTCACGAGCTTCAACCGCCAGGTGCTGCTCACCGGCACGGTGGGCTCGGAGGCCGACAAGCGCAAGGTCGAGGACACGATCCGCCGCGTGGACAACGTGCGCTCCGTGGTCAACGAGGTGGTGGTGGGGCCGGGCAGCAGCTTCCCGGACCGCTCGAACGACACCTTCATCACCGGCAAGGTCAAGGCCTCGCTGCTGGACCAGAGCGACATCTTCGCGAACTCGTTCAAGGTCGTGACCGAGCGCGGCGTGGTCTATCTGATGGGCATCGCGACGCGCCGCGAGACCGATCGCGCCACCGACGTCGCGCGCAACACCTCGGGCGTTCAGAAGGTGGTGCGCATCGTGGAAATCATCAGCGACCAGGAACTCGCGGACCTGAAGGCGCAGCAGCCGCTGTCGTCGATGGGCGGGTCGTCGTCATCTTCTTCGGGCACTTCGTCTTCGACCACGCCGGCATCGACCTCCAGCTCGCGCGTGCCGCTGCCGCCGATGGAGCCGCTGCCCGCGTCGCCGTCATCGGCGCCGGCCAACAGCGGCGTCGTGGCAACCCCGATCCGCTGA
- a CDS encoding patatin-like phospholipase family protein, translating into MNQHIEPKTRLARRLASAILPLAALILAGCNAMAPVNPKIEHVDLNSGYRVGNRLKHTHSAKNDPDTLFLLTFSGGGTRAAAFSYGVLEELRRTNVQVNGKNVNLLAEVDAIAGVSGGSFTALAYALYGDRLFTEYEPRFLKRDVQGALTRRALDPLNWFALGSGSYGRSELAADYYDEILFNGATFDDLMDKPTPVTAVTGTDLSTGARFPFSQDHFDLLCSDLGKVRLARAAATSSAVPAVLSPVTYHNYGGHCGAVMPAWVSDVTRPENPARPAGRALLRYREIQSFQDSEDRPYLHVVDGGVSDNLGLRGLLVALEEVEASPAFQEQVGLKDLRRIVVVVVNSRSAPDTDWDRRPRAPGIVSQLFQSSSVPIDHFSSESVELLKDIAQRWADKRELEIAERRLAGMSRAQAEASVPKLRFDAIDVSFESIADPEERRYFMNLPTSFVLPDEAVDRLRELGGRLLRETPAFRELQGRIAESATPSQRKPASQP; encoded by the coding sequence TTGAATCAACATATTGAGCCGAAGACTCGCCTGGCCCGCAGACTGGCCAGCGCAATCCTGCCGCTGGCGGCGCTCATCCTGGCCGGATGCAACGCGATGGCGCCGGTCAATCCTAAGATCGAGCACGTCGATCTGAACAGCGGCTATCGCGTCGGCAACAGGCTCAAGCACACCCACAGCGCCAAGAACGACCCCGACACGTTGTTCCTGCTGACCTTTTCCGGCGGCGGCACGCGCGCGGCGGCCTTTTCTTACGGCGTGCTCGAAGAACTCCGCCGCACGAACGTGCAGGTCAACGGCAAAAACGTGAACCTGCTCGCCGAGGTCGATGCCATCGCGGGCGTCTCGGGCGGCAGCTTCACCGCGCTCGCCTATGCGCTGTACGGCGACAGGCTGTTCACCGAATACGAGCCCCGCTTCCTCAAGCGCGACGTGCAGGGCGCGCTCACGCGGCGCGCGCTGGATCCGCTCAACTGGTTCGCGCTCGGCAGCGGCTCCTACGGCCGCTCCGAGCTCGCCGCCGACTACTACGACGAGATCCTGTTCAACGGCGCGACCTTCGACGACCTGATGGACAAGCCCACCCCGGTCACCGCCGTCACGGGGACCGATCTCTCGACCGGGGCGCGCTTTCCGTTTTCGCAGGACCACTTCGACCTGCTGTGCTCCGACCTCGGCAAGGTGCGCCTCGCGCGCGCGGCGGCGACCTCGTCCGCGGTGCCGGCGGTGCTCTCGCCGGTCACGTACCACAACTACGGCGGCCATTGCGGCGCGGTAATGCCAGCCTGGGTGAGCGACGTCACCCGGCCCGAGAACCCTGCGCGCCCGGCCGGGCGTGCGCTTCTGCGCTATCGCGAGATCCAGAGCTTCCAGGACAGCGAGGACCGGCCGTACCTGCACGTGGTCGACGGCGGCGTTTCCGACAACCTGGGCTTGCGCGGACTGCTCGTGGCACTCGAAGAAGTGGAAGCCAGCCCCGCCTTCCAGGAGCAGGTGGGCCTCAAGGACTTGCGCCGGATCGTCGTCGTGGTGGTCAACTCGCGCTCGGCGCCCGACACCGACTGGGACCGGCGGCCGCGCGCGCCAGGCATCGTGTCGCAGCTCTTCCAGTCATCGAGCGTGCCGATCGATCATTTCTCCTCCGAGTCGGTCGAGCTGCTGAAGGACATCGCGCAGCGCTGGGCCGACAAGCGCGAGCTCGAAATTGCCGAGCGCCGGCTCGCGGGCATGTCGAGGGCGCAGGCCGAAGCCTCGGTGCCCAAGCTGCGCTTCGACGCCATCGACGTGAGCTTCGAGTCCATCGCCGACCCCGAGGAGCGGCGCTACTTCATGAACCTGCCGACCAGCTTCGTGCTGCCCGACGAGGCCGTCGACCGCCTGCGCGAACTCGGCGGACGCCTGCTGCGCGAGACGCCGGCGTTCCGCGAGCTGCAGGGGCGCATCGCCGAAAGCGCGACCCCCTCGCAGCGCAAGCCCGCTTCGCAGCCCTAG